From Streptomyces sp. GSL17-111, one genomic window encodes:
- a CDS encoding DUF5719 family protein, with translation MSLNRPALALAAAVTALAAVSGVAAVTTSADGAGTPSASSAERLPVQRSTLVCPQPSTSELGETHLTAFTPGGGSGGSDGGEADAGLLPAVSTLDNGGTDRRGEDAEPLVPLTEPGTPAVHSADSTEVPALSGTATGALAPGWTVQQTTVIPGGGGRGMLGVACSAPDTRFWFAAVSTAEERLDYVHLTNPDEAPATVDLQLFGPEGLVETESGTGITIPAHSTVPVLLSTLTPEPLEDVTLHVAARAGRIGAQVQALDEERGADWITPVAGTTGPVVIPGIPGDATEVRLTAFTPGDSDVRLSVALAGATSSFTPAGQETLQVKSGMTTSVALQDLTRGEPASLVLTPEEGTADATVVAAVRVTRGGDGEDGEDGDGQEIAFLPSTAPVEERTTAAGSSRKGSTLFLTAPGEAAKVKVTASPGAEGGTPADRTVELKPGTTTAVDDLVPEGGDGRFALTVERLSGGPVHVARMLEQTEDGVPMFTLQALSDDRGTVAVPPAREDLSILTEND, from the coding sequence GTGAGCCTCAACCGCCCCGCCCTCGCCCTCGCCGCCGCCGTCACGGCGCTGGCCGCCGTCAGCGGAGTGGCCGCCGTGACCACGTCCGCCGACGGCGCCGGAACCCCGTCGGCGTCGTCCGCCGAACGGCTCCCCGTCCAGCGGTCGACGCTCGTGTGCCCGCAGCCGTCCACGTCGGAGCTGGGGGAGACGCACCTCACCGCTTTCACGCCCGGCGGCGGCTCCGGCGGGTCCGACGGCGGCGAGGCCGACGCGGGCCTGCTGCCCGCCGTCTCGACGCTCGACAACGGCGGCACCGACCGGCGTGGCGAGGACGCGGAACCGCTGGTGCCGCTCACCGAGCCCGGCACGCCCGCCGTCCACTCCGCCGACAGCACCGAGGTGCCCGCCCTCAGCGGCACCGCCACCGGGGCCCTCGCGCCGGGGTGGACCGTGCAGCAGACGACCGTCATCCCCGGTGGGGGCGGGCGCGGCATGCTGGGGGTGGCGTGCTCGGCACCCGACACCCGGTTCTGGTTCGCCGCCGTCAGCACCGCCGAGGAGCGGCTCGACTACGTCCACCTGACCAACCCCGACGAGGCGCCCGCCACCGTCGACCTGCAGCTCTTCGGGCCCGAGGGCCTGGTCGAGACGGAGAGCGGCACGGGCATCACCATCCCCGCGCACTCCACCGTCCCGGTGCTGCTCTCCACGCTCACCCCCGAGCCACTGGAGGACGTCACGCTGCACGTCGCGGCCCGCGCGGGCCGGATCGGCGCACAGGTCCAGGCGCTGGACGAGGAGCGCGGAGCCGACTGGATCACCCCGGTGGCCGGGACGACCGGCCCCGTCGTCATCCCCGGCATCCCCGGGGACGCGACCGAGGTGCGGCTCACGGCCTTCACCCCCGGCGACTCGGACGTGCGGCTCTCCGTCGCCCTCGCCGGGGCCACCAGCTCCTTCACCCCGGCCGGCCAGGAGACCTTGCAGGTCAAGAGCGGGATGACGACGTCCGTGGCGCTGCAGGACCTCACCCGTGGCGAACCGGCCTCGCTGGTCCTCACTCCGGAGGAGGGGACCGCCGACGCCACGGTCGTCGCGGCCGTCCGCGTCACCCGTGGCGGCGACGGCGAGGACGGCGAGGACGGCGACGGGCAGGAGATCGCCTTCCTCCCCTCCACGGCCCCGGTGGAGGAACGCACGACGGCCGCCGGGAGCAGCCGGAAGGGCAGCACGCTCTTCCTGACGGCCCCCGGCGAGGCGGCGAAGGTCAAGGTCACGGCGTCGCCCGGGGCCGAGGGCGGTACGCCGGCCGACCGCACCGTCGAGCTCAAGCCGGGCACCACGACGGCCGTCGACGACCTGGTGCCGGAGGGCGGCGACGGGCGCTTCGCGCTCACCGTCGAGCGCCTCTCCGGCGGCCCGGTGCACGTGGCGCGGATGCTGGAGCAGACGGAGGACGGCGTGCCGATGTTCACGCTCCAGGCGCTCTCCGACGACCGGGGGACGGTCGCCGTACCGCCCGCCCGCGAGGACCTGTCGATCCTGACGGAGAACGACTAG
- a CDS encoding metallopeptidase family protein, translated as MSNAVPPSRPPDRARHRDRHGRGMRGPLAPPQVPLAVSRSASFDHLVQDSAERLERQWPQLSSVAFEVQEVPLLDGDLPDVWDGLGSPVPLGRLVAARGGRPARVVVYRRPVELRSKSREERALLVHEVVVEQVAELLGLAPETVDPRYGQD; from the coding sequence ATGAGCAACGCCGTACCGCCGTCCCGGCCCCCGGACCGGGCGCGCCACCGAGACCGCCACGGCAGAGGCATGCGCGGCCCGCTCGCGCCGCCGCAGGTGCCGCTCGCGGTCAGCCGGTCCGCGTCCTTCGACCACCTCGTGCAGGACTCGGCCGAACGGCTGGAGCGCCAGTGGCCGCAGCTCTCCTCCGTCGCGTTCGAGGTGCAGGAGGTGCCGCTCCTCGACGGGGACCTCCCCGACGTCTGGGACGGTCTCGGCTCCCCCGTTCCGCTCGGCCGGCTCGTTGCCGCCCGGGGCGGCCGTCCCGCCCGGGTGGTCGTCTACCGGCGGCCGGTGGAGCTGCGCAGCAAGAGCAGGGAGGAACGGGCCCTGCTGGTGCACGAGGTCGTCGTCGAGCAGGTCGCCGAGCTGCTCGGCCTGGCCCCGGAGACCGTCGACCCCCGGTACGGGCAGGACTGA
- a CDS encoding DUF3499 domain-containing protein, with product MVSPVRRCSRTACGRPAVATLTYVYADSTAVLGPLATYAEPHCYDLCSDHSERLTAPRGWEVVRLAVPAGPARPAGDDLEALADAVREAARAPRTPRERERERPAPRGREIDPMEVARRGHLRVLRSPDP from the coding sequence ATCGTGAGCCCTGTACGTCGCTGTTCGCGCACCGCGTGCGGCCGTCCCGCCGTCGCGACGCTGACGTACGTCTACGCGGACTCCACCGCCGTTCTCGGGCCGCTCGCCACCTACGCGGAGCCGCACTGCTACGACCTGTGCTCCGACCACTCCGAGCGGCTCACCGCACCCCGTGGCTGGGAGGTCGTCCGGCTGGCGGTCCCCGCCGGACCCGCGCGGCCCGCCGGTGACGATCTGGAGGCCCTCGCGGACGCCGTCCGGGAGGCGGCCCGCGCCCCCCGCACCCCGCGCGAGCGGGAGCGGGAGCGCCCGGCCCCCCGGGGCCGGGAGATCGACCCGATGGAGGTCGCGCGCCGGGGCCACCTGCGCGTCCTGCGTTCCCCCGACCCCTGA
- a CDS encoding phosphomannomutase/phosphoglucomutase, translated as MPDLSQIIKAYDVRGVVPDQLDEELVGLLGAAFAEITDARPLVVGHDMRPSSPDLAACFARGAAARGADVTLIGLCSTDQLYFASGLLDRPGAMFTASHNPARYNGIKLCRAGAAPVGQDTGLGDIRALVERWRRDGLPPSAAAPGTVGEQDVLADYAAHLRTLVDLTGIRPLRVVVDAGNGMGGHTVPSVLAGLPVELDPLYFELDGTFPNHEANPLDPANLVDLQHRVRETGADLGLAFDGDADRCFVVDERGEPVSPSAITALVASRELAKHGGGTIIHNCITSRSVPEVVREAGGTPVRTRVGHSFIKEEMARHGAIFGGEHSAHYYFRDFWNADTGMLAALHVLAALGEQDGPLSRLVAAYDRYAASGEINSLVDDQPGRAAAVEAAYAERDDVTLDHLDGLTVTAPDWWFNLRASNTEPLLRLNVEARDAATCAGVRDEVLAIVRA; from the coding sequence GTGCCTGACCTGTCGCAGATCATCAAGGCGTACGACGTGCGCGGAGTGGTGCCCGACCAGCTCGACGAGGAGCTGGTCGGGCTGCTCGGCGCCGCCTTCGCCGAGATCACCGACGCCCGCCCCCTCGTCGTCGGCCACGACATGCGCCCCTCCTCCCCGGACCTGGCCGCGTGCTTCGCCCGTGGCGCCGCCGCGCGCGGGGCCGACGTCACGCTCATCGGGCTGTGCTCCACGGACCAGCTGTACTTCGCCAGCGGCCTCCTCGACCGCCCCGGCGCCATGTTCACCGCGAGCCACAACCCCGCCCGGTACAACGGGATCAAGCTGTGCCGCGCCGGCGCGGCCCCCGTCGGCCAGGACACCGGCCTCGGCGACATCCGCGCCCTGGTGGAGCGGTGGCGGCGCGACGGCCTCCCGCCGTCGGCCGCCGCCCCGGGCACCGTCGGTGAACAGGACGTCCTCGCCGACTACGCCGCCCACCTGCGCACCCTGGTCGACCTCACCGGCATCCGTCCGCTCAGGGTCGTCGTCGACGCCGGGAACGGCATGGGCGGCCACACCGTGCCCAGCGTGCTGGCCGGCCTCCCCGTCGAGCTGGACCCCCTCTACTTCGAGCTGGACGGCACCTTCCCCAACCACGAGGCCAACCCGCTCGACCCCGCCAACCTCGTGGACCTCCAGCACCGCGTCCGGGAGACCGGCGCCGACCTCGGGCTGGCCTTCGACGGCGACGCCGACCGGTGCTTCGTCGTCGACGAACGCGGCGAGCCCGTCTCCCCGTCCGCCATCACGGCCCTCGTCGCCTCCCGCGAGCTGGCCAAGCACGGCGGCGGCACGATCATCCACAACTGCATCACCTCCCGCTCCGTCCCCGAGGTCGTCAGGGAGGCCGGTGGCACCCCCGTCCGCACCCGCGTCGGGCACTCGTTCATCAAGGAGGAGATGGCCAGGCACGGGGCCATCTTCGGCGGCGAGCACTCCGCGCACTACTACTTCCGCGACTTCTGGAACGCCGACACCGGCATGCTCGCCGCCCTGCACGTCCTGGCCGCGCTGGGCGAGCAGGACGGCCCGCTGTCCCGGCTCGTGGCCGCCTACGACCGGTACGCGGCCTCCGGTGAGATCAACAGCCTGGTCGACGACCAGCCCGGCCGCGCCGCCGCCGTGGAGGCCGCCTACGCCGAGCGGGACGACGTGACCCTCGACCACCTCGACGGCCTCACGGTCACCGCACCCGACTGGTGGTTCAACCTGCGCGCCTCCAACACCGAGCCCCTGCTGCGCCTCAACGTCGAGGCCCGGGACGCCGCCACCTGCGCCGGCGTCCGCGACGAGGTCCTGGCCATCGTCCGCGCCTGA
- a CDS encoding Trm112 family protein: protein MPLEAGLLEILACPACHAPLREESAPAGEETSAGAAEGELVCTDSACGLAYPVRDGIPVLLVDEARRPA from the coding sequence ATGCCGCTCGAAGCCGGCCTCCTGGAGATCCTCGCCTGCCCGGCCTGCCACGCGCCCCTCCGCGAGGAGTCCGCACCCGCCGGTGAGGAGACGTCGGCCGGGGCCGCCGAAGGCGAACTCGTCTGCACCGACAGCGCCTGCGGCCTCGCCTACCCCGTGCGGGACGGCATCCCCGTCCTCCTCGTCGACGAGGCACGCCGGCCGGCGTGA
- a CDS encoding SIS domain-containing protein, with translation MLDESLLDDPEALTGADRLALLRGTAEAGARVRTAARNAADAGLTALRPDGRPRGLLVAGPAPAGGCVADLLAAFSHGVLPVSLLRPTGPGATPDVLRWTLPGWAGPLDLLVIVTPDGTEAGLAALAEQAYRRGCTVVAVTRPGDTVAETAGHLHGLTVPVELPHPHARADAGPAASGTPVVPGTLWSLLTPLLVLTDRLGLAHAPPHAVQALADRLDAVAERCGPATETYTNPAKTLAAELAEALPVLWSEGPVAAAAARHCTTVLASLPGRPSLAAELPEALTVHRALLGGAFAAADPDDFFRDRVEEPPSLQAHIVLLRDATAGPESAAPAARELAFAHEAGLSELEPTAGSSPLEAAADLIATTDFAAVYLALTPDA, from the coding sequence ATGCTCGACGAGTCGCTGCTGGACGATCCCGAGGCCCTGACCGGCGCTGACCGGCTGGCCCTACTGCGCGGCACGGCGGAAGCCGGAGCCCGCGTCCGCACCGCCGCGCGCAACGCGGCCGACGCGGGCCTCACCGCACTGCGCCCCGACGGACGGCCGCGCGGCCTGCTCGTCGCGGGGCCGGCGCCCGCGGGGGGCTGCGTCGCGGACCTGCTGGCCGCCTTCAGCCACGGAGTGCTGCCCGTGTCCCTGCTGCGCCCCACCGGGCCCGGCGCGACACCGGACGTCCTGCGCTGGACGCTGCCCGGCTGGGCCGGGCCGCTGGACCTGCTGGTCATCGTCACCCCCGACGGCACCGAGGCCGGTCTGGCCGCACTGGCCGAGCAGGCGTACCGACGGGGCTGCACCGTCGTCGCCGTCACCCGACCGGGGGACACCGTCGCCGAGACGGCCGGTCACCTCCACGGGCTCACCGTGCCCGTCGAGCTGCCGCACCCCCACGCCCGCGCGGACGCCGGTCCCGCCGCGTCCGGCACCCCCGTCGTGCCCGGCACCCTGTGGTCGCTGCTCACGCCCCTGCTCGTGCTCACCGACCGACTCGGCCTCGCCCACGCCCCGCCGCACGCGGTGCAGGCCCTGGCCGACCGGCTCGACGCCGTCGCCGAGCGCTGCGGCCCCGCCACAGAGACCTACACGAACCCCGCGAAGACCCTGGCCGCCGAACTCGCCGAGGCACTGCCGGTGCTGTGGAGCGAGGGCCCCGTCGCCGCGGCCGCCGCACGCCACTGCACCACCGTGCTCGCGTCCCTGCCGGGCCGCCCCTCCCTCGCCGCCGAGCTCCCCGAGGCCCTCACCGTCCACCGCGCCCTCCTGGGCGGGGCATTCGCCGCCGCCGACCCGGACGACTTCTTCCGCGACCGGGTGGAGGAGCCCCCGTCCCTCCAGGCCCACATCGTGCTCCTGCGGGACGCGACGGCCGGCCCGGAGTCGGCGGCCCCGGCCGCACGGGAGCTGGCGTTCGCGCACGAGGCCGGGCTCAGCGAACTGGAGCCGACCGCCGGAAGCAGCCCCCTGGAAGCAGCGGCCGACCTCATCGCCACCACCGATTTCGCGGCGGTTTACCTCGCGCTCACCCCCGACGCGTAG
- the manA gene encoding mannose-6-phosphate isomerase, class I, translated as MDRLVNTVRPYAWGSTTAIPELLGEEPTGEPQAELWMGAHPGAPSRVDRGDGPRSLADVIAADPSGELGGPSVEAFGPRLPFLFKVLAAAVPLSLQVHPDRRQAEAGYAAEEAAGIPVDAPHRNYKDAHHKPELVCALSTFEGFCGFRRAEESADILAALDVDGLKPYVDLLHARPETDALREVFTALLTADRAEITATVSAAAPAAERLGTVGGPHAAAYAAAARAAHHHPGDPGFLAVLLLHHVRLQPGEALYLGAGVPHVYLSGLGVELMANSDNVLRCGFTPKHVDVPELLRIVRFESGDPAVLRPEAGDDEAEVYSTPTDEFQLSRHVLPPASAPRALPSHVAQILLCTHGTVSLHGADGSAGADGSDGSELTLRRGESAYVRAGVAVRLRGQGTLFRAAAAVAPRRV; from the coding sequence ATGGACCGGCTCGTCAACACCGTGCGCCCCTACGCGTGGGGCTCCACCACGGCCATCCCGGAGCTCCTCGGCGAGGAACCGACCGGAGAGCCGCAGGCCGAGCTGTGGATGGGGGCCCACCCCGGCGCCCCCTCCCGCGTCGACCGGGGGGACGGACCGCGCTCGCTGGCCGACGTCATCGCGGCCGACCCGTCCGGTGAGCTGGGCGGGCCGAGCGTCGAGGCGTTCGGCCCCCGGCTGCCGTTCCTGTTCAAGGTGCTGGCCGCAGCCGTCCCGCTCTCCCTCCAGGTGCACCCCGACCGGCGTCAGGCCGAAGCCGGGTACGCCGCCGAAGAGGCCGCGGGCATCCCCGTCGACGCCCCCCACCGCAACTACAAGGACGCCCACCACAAGCCCGAGCTCGTCTGCGCCCTCAGCACCTTCGAGGGGTTCTGCGGCTTCCGGCGGGCCGAGGAGTCCGCCGACATCCTCGCCGCGCTCGACGTCGACGGCCTGAAGCCCTACGTCGACCTCCTGCACGCGCGCCCCGAGACCGACGCCCTGCGCGAGGTGTTCACGGCCCTGCTCACCGCCGACCGGGCGGAGATCACCGCGACCGTCTCGGCCGCCGCACCGGCGGCCGAGCGCCTCGGCACGGTGGGCGGCCCGCACGCCGCCGCCTACGCGGCCGCTGCCCGCGCCGCCCACCACCACCCCGGCGACCCGGGCTTCCTCGCCGTCCTGCTGCTGCACCACGTCCGGCTCCAGCCCGGCGAGGCCCTGTACCTCGGCGCGGGCGTCCCGCACGTCTACCTGAGCGGCCTGGGCGTCGAGCTGATGGCCAACTCCGACAACGTGCTGCGCTGCGGGTTCACCCCCAAACACGTCGACGTGCCCGAGCTCCTGCGCATCGTGCGCTTCGAGTCCGGCGACCCGGCCGTGCTCCGACCCGAGGCGGGCGACGACGAGGCCGAGGTGTACAGCACACCGACCGACGAGTTCCAGCTCTCCCGCCACGTCCTCCCGCCCGCGTCCGCCCCCCGCGCGCTGCCCTCCCACGTCGCGCAGATCCTGCTCTGCACGCACGGCACCGTGTCCCTGCACGGCGCGGACGGCTCGGCCGGCGCGGACGGCTCGGACGGCTCGGAACTCACCCTCCGCCGGGGCGAGTCCGCCTACGTACGGGCGGGCGTGGCCGTACGGCTCCGGGGCCAGGGCACGCTGTTCCGCGCCGCCGCGGCCGTGGCACCGCGCCGAGTGTGA
- the ahcY gene encoding adenosylhomocysteinase, protein MTTPDTAQDFKVADLSLAAFGRKEIALAEHEMPGLMAIRDEYAAEQPLAGARITGSLHMTVQTAVLIETLVALGAQVRWASCNIFSTQDHAAAAVAVGPEGTPENPSGVPVFAWKGETLEEYWWCTEQALTWPGTETGGPNMILDDGGDATLLLHKGVEYEKDGEVPAVETAESDEHRVILELLHRTLAESPQKWTQLASEIRGVTEETTTGVHRLYEMQQEGTLLFPAINVNDAVTKSKFDNKYGCRHSLIDGINRATDVLIGGKVAVVCGYGDVGKGCAESLRGQGARVVITEIDPICALQAAMDGYQVARLEDFVETADIFITTTGNKDIILASDMARMKHQAIVGNIGHFDNEIDMAGLARIPGVVRDEVKPQVHTWTFEDGKKIIVLSEGRLLNLGNATGHPSFVMSNSFANQTIAQIELFTRTEAYPIGVYVLPKLLDEKVARLHLDALGARLTELRPEQAAYIGVPVQGPYKSDHYRY, encoded by the coding sequence ATGACCACGCCTGACACCGCGCAGGACTTCAAGGTCGCCGACCTCTCGCTGGCCGCGTTCGGCCGCAAGGAGATCGCGCTGGCCGAGCACGAGATGCCCGGCCTGATGGCCATCCGCGACGAGTACGCCGCCGAGCAGCCGCTGGCCGGCGCGCGGATCACCGGCTCCCTGCACATGACCGTGCAGACGGCGGTGCTGATCGAGACCCTGGTCGCCCTCGGGGCGCAGGTCCGCTGGGCGTCCTGCAACATCTTCTCCACGCAGGACCACGCCGCCGCGGCCGTCGCCGTAGGCCCCGAGGGCACGCCGGAGAACCCCAGCGGCGTCCCCGTCTTCGCCTGGAAGGGGGAGACGCTGGAGGAGTACTGGTGGTGCACCGAGCAGGCCCTGACCTGGCCGGGCACCGAGACCGGCGGCCCGAACATGATCCTCGACGACGGGGGTGACGCCACCCTCCTGCTGCACAAGGGCGTCGAGTACGAGAAGGACGGCGAGGTTCCCGCCGTCGAGACCGCCGAGAGCGACGAGCACCGCGTCATCCTGGAACTGCTCCACCGCACGCTCGCCGAGAGCCCCCAGAAGTGGACGCAGCTCGCCTCCGAGATCCGCGGAGTCACCGAGGAGACCACCACCGGCGTGCACCGGCTGTACGAGATGCAGCAGGAAGGCACGCTCCTCTTCCCGGCGATCAACGTGAACGACGCGGTGACGAAGTCCAAGTTCGACAACAAGTACGGCTGCCGCCACTCCCTGATCGACGGCATCAACCGGGCGACGGACGTCCTCATCGGCGGCAAGGTCGCCGTCGTCTGCGGCTACGGCGACGTCGGCAAGGGCTGCGCGGAGTCGCTGCGCGGCCAGGGCGCCCGCGTCGTCATCACCGAGATCGACCCGATCTGCGCCCTGCAGGCGGCGATGGACGGGTACCAGGTGGCGCGTCTCGAGGACTTCGTCGAGACGGCCGACATCTTCATCACCACCACCGGCAACAAGGACATCATCCTCGCCTCCGACATGGCGCGGATGAAGCACCAGGCCATCGTCGGCAACATCGGCCACTTCGACAACGAGATCGACATGGCCGGACTGGCCCGGATCCCCGGTGTCGTCCGTGACGAGGTCAAGCCGCAGGTGCACACCTGGACCTTCGAGGACGGCAAGAAGATCATCGTGCTGTCCGAGGGCCGCCTGCTGAACCTCGGCAACGCCACGGGCCACCCCTCGTTCGTCATGTCGAACTCGTTCGCCAACCAGACGATCGCCCAGATCGAGCTGTTCACGAGGACCGAGGCGTACCCGATCGGCGTCTACGTGCTGCCCAAGCTCCTCGACGAGAAGGTCGCCCGCCTGCACCTGGACGCGCTCGGCGCCCGGCTCACCGAGCTGCGCCCCGAGCAGGCCGCCTACATCGGCGTCCCCGTCCAGGGCCCGTACAAGTCCGACCACTACCGCTACTGA
- a CDS encoding RDD family protein, giving the protein MSDLVTGDAVVLGLRPARLPSRALAICLDLLVLWTAYILLSLVLTTMVLDLDGAAVAAVRVGLLILVLMGVPVAVETLTHGRSLGKLACGLRVVRVDGGPIRFRHALVRGLVGFLEIQLTLGSVACVASLVSAQGRRLGDVFAGALVVAERVPVPRTDAVPPPPPWLAGHFAGLDLSQVPDALWLAVRQYLTRVGQLDPGVRQSLGERLADDVVAATGAPPPAGVPAVAYLSGVLAERRRREAGRVRDTAARPVPPGPAGAGAGAWAPEPSGAEAATAPEERGSERPSGGFVPPA; this is encoded by the coding sequence GTGAGTGATCTGGTGACGGGTGACGCCGTCGTGCTGGGGCTGCGGCCGGCGAGGCTGCCGAGCCGTGCGCTGGCGATCTGTCTCGACCTCCTGGTCCTGTGGACGGCCTACATCCTCCTGTCCCTCGTCCTGACGACGATGGTGCTCGACCTGGACGGCGCGGCCGTGGCCGCGGTGCGGGTCGGGCTGCTGATCCTGGTGCTCATGGGCGTTCCGGTGGCCGTGGAGACGCTGACCCACGGCCGTTCCCTCGGGAAGCTGGCCTGCGGGCTGCGGGTGGTGCGCGTCGACGGCGGTCCGATCCGGTTCCGCCACGCGCTCGTGCGCGGGCTGGTGGGGTTCCTGGAGATCCAGCTGACGCTCGGCTCGGTGGCCTGCGTCGCCTCGCTGGTCTCCGCCCAGGGACGCCGGCTGGGTGACGTGTTCGCCGGGGCGCTCGTCGTCGCGGAGCGCGTACCCGTGCCCCGGACGGACGCGGTACCGCCGCCGCCTCCGTGGCTGGCGGGGCACTTCGCGGGACTGGACCTCTCGCAGGTGCCGGACGCTCTGTGGCTGGCGGTGCGCCAGTACCTGACCCGCGTGGGGCAGCTCGACCCCGGCGTGCGTCAGTCCCTCGGTGAGCGGCTGGCGGACGACGTCGTGGCCGCGACGGGGGCGCCGCCGCCAGCCGGTGTGCCCGCCGTGGCGTACCTGTCGGGGGTGCTGGCCGAGCGGCGGCGGCGGGAAGCGGGACGGGTGCGCGACACCGCTGCCCGGCCGGTGCCGCCGGGCCCGGCGGGTGCCGGGGCGGGCGCGTGGGCGCCGGAGCCTTCCGGTGCGGAGGCGGCGACGGCGCCGGAGGAGCGGGGGTCGGAGCGGCCCTCGGGTGGCTTCGTCCCGCCCGCCTGA
- a CDS encoding stage II sporulation protein M, with product MDLDVFVSTHRPEWDRLEELLRRRRPRTGAEVDELVTLYQRTATHLSQIQSSAPDPALTARLTSLVARGRSAVTSPRRSSWSDAGHFLTAGFPAACYRTARWWGPTAVLSVLLAAVIGWWVGTNPEVQALIGAPDELRQLTRPGGEYETYYSSNPAASFAAQVWTNNAQAAAICLIFGVLLGIPVLWVLLLNMANLGLGLGLMSAAGRLDVFLGLVLPHGLLELTAVFVAAGTGLRLGWTVIDPGPRRRGDALAQEGRSAIGMAVGLALVLFVSGVIEGFVTPSGLPTWARVTIGVVAEAAFLAYVVVLGRRAVRAGETGDVEAADRPASLPTAA from the coding sequence ATGGACCTCGACGTCTTCGTCTCCACGCACCGCCCCGAGTGGGACCGGCTGGAGGAACTCCTGCGGCGACGGCGCCCGCGCACGGGTGCCGAGGTCGACGAACTCGTCACCCTCTACCAGCGCACCGCCACCCACCTCTCGCAGATCCAGTCCAGCGCGCCCGACCCCGCACTCACGGCCCGGCTGACCTCCCTCGTCGCCCGGGGCCGCAGCGCCGTCACGAGCCCCCGCCGCTCCTCCTGGAGCGACGCGGGGCACTTCCTCACGGCCGGGTTCCCCGCCGCCTGCTACCGCACCGCGCGCTGGTGGGGGCCGACGGCCGTGCTCTCCGTGCTCCTCGCCGCGGTGATCGGGTGGTGGGTCGGGACGAACCCCGAGGTGCAGGCGCTCATCGGGGCCCCCGACGAGCTGCGGCAGCTGACCCGCCCCGGCGGGGAGTACGAGACCTACTACTCCAGCAACCCCGCCGCCTCCTTCGCGGCGCAGGTGTGGACGAACAACGCCCAGGCGGCGGCCATCTGCCTCATCTTCGGCGTGCTCCTGGGCATCCCGGTCCTGTGGGTGCTGCTGCTGAACATGGCCAACCTGGGCCTGGGCCTCGGCCTCATGTCCGCGGCCGGGCGGCTCGACGTGTTCCTCGGCCTCGTCCTCCCGCACGGCCTGCTCGAACTGACCGCCGTGTTCGTCGCCGCGGGCACGGGGCTGCGCCTGGGGTGGACGGTCATCGATCCCGGCCCCCGCCGCCGTGGCGACGCCCTGGCCCAGGAGGGTCGCAGCGCGATCGGCATGGCCGTCGGCCTGGCCCTCGTCCTGTTCGTCTCCGGCGTCATCGAAGGCTTCGTGACGCCGTCCGGGCTGCCCACCTGGGCCCGCGTCACCATCGGTGTCGTCGCGGAGGCGGCCTTCCTGGCCTACGTCGTCGTTCTCGGCCGCCGTGCCGTCCGAGCCGGCGAGACCGGCGATGTCGAGGCCGCCGACCGTCCGGCGTCCCTTCCGACCGCAGCCTGA
- a CDS encoding LysR family transcriptional regulator, producing the protein MSQPALTKQIRRLERELGVRLFTRSHDGMALTEAGDTLLQHAPRLLDRWQEARRAARRAEGRAAKTLRVAELFNEERCVALPTGHPLAAHDRVRLDELLDEPFVAAPEEAGWVQGLLAGPRRTAGPPRPIGAVTVVQDFVECCVECTASGDGTQKSPGP; encoded by the coding sequence GTGTCACAGCCCGCGCTGACGAAACAGATCCGTCGACTGGAACGCGAACTCGGCGTTCGGCTGTTCACCCGCTCCCACGACGGAATGGCGCTCACCGAAGCAGGTGACACGCTCCTCCAACACGCCCCGAGGCTGCTCGACCGGTGGCAGGAAGCGCGACGAGCGGCCCGGCGGGCAGAGGGCCGGGCCGCAAAGACCCTGCGGGTGGCCGAGCTTTTCAACGAGGAGCGCTGCGTCGCGCTTCCCACGGGTCACCCGCTGGCGGCACACGACCGTGTGCGCCTCGACGAGCTCCTGGACGAGCCGTTCGTGGCCGCGCCGGAGGAAGCCGGGTGGGTTCAGGGACTACTGGCTGGCCCGCGACGAACGGCGGGGCCGCCCCGTCCCATCGGTGCCGTCACCGTCGTGCAGGACTTCGTCGAGTGCTGTGTGGAATGCACCGCGAGTGGTGACGGAACGCAAAAAAGCCCGGGTCCCTGA
- a CDS encoding DoxX family protein has product MRVPASRARFVLANAAAVAVPQPWVPGLGLLKGLGAVGLVAGLLGWRGIGVAAAGGLVLFFVGAVVAHLRARVLNTIVFPGAYLALAVASLALGIAQGT; this is encoded by the coding sequence GTGAGGGTTCCTGCCTCGCGGGCCCGGTTCGTGCTGGCCAATGCGGCGGCGGTGGCGGTGCCGCAGCCCTGGGTACCGGGCCTGGGGCTCCTGAAGGGGTTGGGCGCGGTCGGTCTCGTGGCCGGACTGCTGGGGTGGCGCGGAATCGGTGTGGCCGCTGCGGGCGGGCTCGTCCTCTTCTTCGTGGGTGCCGTCGTCGCCCATCTCCGTGCCCGGGTCCTGAACACCATCGTGTTCCCCGGTGCCTACCTCGCTCTGGCCGTCGCATCGCTGGCTCTCGGTATCGCCCAGGGGACGTGA